The DNA sequence GGCAATAATTTATTAATTATGCTCATTTATAAATGTCTAAAAGTTAAAATAAAAATAGTTAGGTGTTTTCCTTTGGTTGCATTACACACAACGTTTTTCGGTGCCGCGCAGTGTCTGCCTTAACCAATGTTGCGTCATGGTTTTAACGTGACCAATTTAGGGATTTTAACCCGAAGAATCAACGTTGTGGCGGCATTGACGCGGCAGCATTGTGGGGCCAGTGGCGGTTTAAACAAACTGATCTTTATGTCATCACTTCAAATTACTCATGAATTCAAAGTAAGTATACTATTTCAATAAGTTTCAATTCCACAAATCGACCTCAAACAATAAACGTTTTGATAATCAATAGATTACAAGCAACAATTGTCTTCTGACCTTAGATTCCAACTTAAAATCATCCAATTTTTGTCATTCAATATTTAGTCGTTTATTCGTATTCTCCGTCTATTCGGAAATCAATTCTTCTTTGCTTTATATGTTGTATTTCGTTTATCACCGTGCTTCTCAAACAAACCCATCTCCACCCCTTCTTGTAAATCTCTACTTGCTGTGGCTGAAGAAATATCTTTAAACACTTCCATATAATCTTTCCTCGAGAATGACGCAATATTCATTGATTTAAAGTATCGTAATCGATCGTCTCTTTTCATTGTTCTATTACTAAATGATAACAACTCATCTAGTGATTGGCCAATTACTCTAAGCATGTATTCTATAAAAATTGTGGATTCGCCATGGTTATCACTTGCTCCTAGTACATCATAATATTCTCTTTGAGTATCACTTATTAATGTCTCAAATGGGAGATACTCAAATACAGGATATGTTTTCGACAGAATCACACTTTGCCATAATCTTCCCATTCTTCCATTTCCATCCAAAAAAGGATGTATGAATTCCATCTCATAATGAAAGACACAACTTTTGATCAATAATAAGTCCTCTGTCTCTTTCAGATATTTAAACAAGTCACTCATCAAATAATCCACATTTGCTGCGGGCGGTGCTAAATACGCTACTTTATCTCCTTGAACAATACCTACATTTTCAGTTCTGTATTGTCCTGGTTTTTTAATTAATCCCTTCATTAAAAGCTTATGTGCCAATAAAAAGGACTTTGCTGAATATGGATCATATTTCTCTAGGTTCTCATATACTTCAATCGCATTCTTGACTTCTAGAATATCTTCTTTAGGACCTATTACTCGCTTATTGTCGAGTATCGCTGTAATTTGGTCCTCAGTTAGTGTATTACCTTCAATCTTTAGAGAAGAATGGATAGTCTTTACCCTATTCCTTTTTCTCAATTGAGGTGAAGGTTTATCTAAGTATAGCGCTTTAGCTTCACCTAGTCGCTCAGATATTTGCGTTACTAACTTAAAAATTGTGGATGTGAGACTATACGGGGGCTTCACTGATACTATCATTTGATACTATCAAATATACTACTTTCCTTTTAGAATGGGAAAAATTAATAGGCAATAGCCATTGGCCCCAACGTTTTTCGGGACATGTGAGGTTCGCAGCGAAGCGAAGAAGCTTGTGCAGCACGGGCTTGCCCTAAAAACGTTGTCCAAGATGCGGAGCGGAGTGGAGTATCTTGGTCAACGGATTTGTATATGAGCTGTGGCGTGTCTCGGCACGAACCTCTCCAAATAAAAACCGGCTTTGGAAGATCCTGCGGATTTTCCAAGTGAGGACTGAACAAGCCATAGCTTATATACTGTGTTGTGGTGCGTTTTTTTTAACGTTTTGTAAATCCAAATATTTCTTAAAATTGTGTCGAAGTCGGCTTGTTAAAAACATTCCGAATAGATAAAATAAAATTCCCACTGCAATTACAATTATTCCAAAAATTGAGGTTTCATTATTTAATTCTGTAATTATTATGAAAATCAGTCCTATTAATACAGTAAGAATAGGGAAAATAGCTAATACGGGATTTGGTTTAATTTTTAAATTTATTAATGTGTTTTTCCCTGATTTTATTATTTTCCCATATAAATATGCAGTGCTTCTTTTAAAATTTGGCACATACCATTTTATATAAGTCCATTTATCATAAGTTTCAAACTCATTTTGACTTGTAAATTTCCCAACAAAGCTTAAGTTACTTTGCTTAAAGATGTCTTCAATTTTTTGCCTTAAATTATCTCCATTCAAATTCGAAGAGTAATTTATATTTTTGGTATTTAGTATTTTGTCAATCATTTTCTGTCAGTATTTATTATTATAAATTTTAAAAATTTTCCGTTTGCCTTTTAGTCCGAAAAGAATCATTTCAATTTTGATTTAAGATACATTTTTCAATTCCTCCACAAACATTTTCGGCATTCCATTTCTCCGAATCTTCAGACTTTCTCGATTTTTCTTAAATGCACCACAACGTCTCGGTGCCGCGCAGTGTCCGACTTAACCAACGTCACTACATGGTTTTAACGTGACCAATTTAGGACTTTTTACTCGAAGAACCAAGGTCATGGCGGCATTGACGCGGCAGCATTGTTGGCTGCAGTATTCTCCTCTTATCATTATTACTCAAGACCTTTTTAGGACTTGAATCAATAAATAATCTTCACTTTCATAAATTATGTTAAATCCAAAATCTGTAGGAATAAAAATTTTAAATGGTCGGTCTAAGAGTATACTTTCCCTTTTTCCGTTACTCTCTATAATAATTTTTTTGACGCCTGCCGTTGTTTTTGATTCAAAAGCAATATCTCCATACGGCGATGAAATGCTACCCGATCCTCTAACCTCTATATCCCAGTTCTCTGATACTGCAATTTCTATAGGAATACCCGGCAAAGTATACTTAACATAAAAAACAGCACCTTCATAATTAACTTCTCTTGTTCTCTGTTCGATTTCATTGATTTTTTTCTCAATTGAGTTAAGCAAGGAATATCTTTTGCTTTTTCGATTTTCAAAAAGCTCTCCAACTCTTGCGCTCAATTCATTTGTTTCAGTAGTACCTGTCAATTTATCCCAAAAACCTAGTTTTTGATATGCTTGGTTTAAAGTTTTACTAGTTCTCTCATAATCTCGGGCTATTCTCAAAAAATCTAGTGCTTCAATATGTAAACCATCAAATCCAGGAGGAGCAATGATTGTTCTAAAATAGTCATAGATTTGTTCAACATTTGCTGTTTGTCTGTAATCATACCATTTGTTGTAATAAAAAAACCTTTCGTCAGTACTTCGCTTGCAAAAAACGTTCTCTCTACTTGATTGATACAGGATTCTTTTTTCGAAATATGTGATATTTTTTTCATACAAACCATAATGGCTGATTAAATTGTAGACTATATCAAAGTCGCTCATATACCCAGCCTCTCTTACATCTAGTTTTCCGCATATATCTATTTTCCCTACTTGGGCATGTAGAGGGAATTGGATTATCATTGTCACTAAAAGAATTTTCCAAGAACTCATAAGTAAAATTGTGAGGTTTTTTGAATAAGTTATATGGTAAAAAAGATCTACGAAAATTTTTAATAATTTCTAGGAGACTGAATAACATTGTCAAGTGATACAAGCTTAAAATAATTTCGCGCATTAGTCTCTATAAAAACTAAGAAAATGGTTCACACTTCCCATTACACATAGTTTATACCCTCTTATCTGAGTACAGGACAAAAGTTATTTTGATTAATATGAATGGCAATTTTACGCATAATCTGGCCTGAAAACCTACAGTGCAGGTCAAAATAAGGGTAGTTAAGGCTAATCATATTACCTTCTCAAAGTTTTGTCCTGTAGAATCCATCCATTCTTTCGTCAGTTTTTCACATATTGCCGCTAACGTTTTTCAGGACATGCAAAGTTCGAAAATTTTCGACTGCGCTGAGAAAAAATTTTGAATTTCTGCATGTCCCGTGTTGTGCGAGGTTCGGAGCGCAGCGAAGAAGCTTGTGCAGCACGGGCTTGTCCGAAAAACGTTGTTCAAGATGCGAAGCGCAGCGGAGTATCTTGGACAACTCTGGGCTGGGCGCAGGCCGAGGAACGAGGCTTGTCGCACAGCCTAAGTTCTGCGAAGGCCTTATTTTAATCGATCTTTCTCGTAAGCTTGATCAATAAGAGATGCTAGATACTCTAAATCATCTATTGATTTTAAGGTAATTTCATAATCACCATTACCAAGGTGACCAATCGTTGAAACGTCTTTGGCTATCCCCCTTGGGTCTTCTAACTCACCAGCATTTAGATTCAACCATATCTTCAATGAAGACTGCTGTAACTTCACATCTAATATATTTCCTGTTCCTATGAAAGAGATATAGTGCTTATTTACCTTAAGACTTACATCCTC is a window from the Lewinella sp. LCG006 genome containing:
- a CDS encoding Fic family protein — encoded protein: MKPPYSLTSTIFKLVTQISERLGEAKALYLDKPSPQLRKRNRVKTIHSSLKIEGNTLTEDQITAILDNKRVIGPKEDILEVKNAIEVYENLEKYDPYSAKSFLLAHKLLMKGLIKKPGQYRTENVGIVQGDKVAYLAPPAANVDYLMSDLFKYLKETEDLLLIKSCVFHYEMEFIHPFLDGNGRMGRLWQSVILSKTYPVFEYLPFETLISDTQREYYDVLGASDNHGESTIFIEYMLRVIGQSLDELLSFSNRTMKRDDRLRYFKSMNIASFSRKDYMEVFKDISSATASRDLQEGVEMGLFEKHGDKRNTTYKAKKN